GCCATCAGACCGTACTTCTCGTACTGGCCCCACTTGCCGGTGATGTCTTCGAAGGTCGGCACGTCGCGCAGGGTCAGCGGCTCGCCCGCGACCGTGACGCCGGTCACCTGGAAAACGCCGACGATCACCGGGCGCAGCCGGCTCTCCTGGCGAAGGCGCAGATCCGTGCCGGCGGCAACGTTGCTGCGGAGGATCAATTCAAACGTCATCTCGGCCTGGTCCAGCCGCACGCCGGCGACCTTGGCCTGCCCCGCGCCCGCGCCGCTGGGCGGCGCCGCCGCGGCGGAACTTACCGTACAGCCCACCACAACGAGTCCTGCCACCAGAAGAACGATTGTCATCTGCGTCATGTTGCTGCTCCCTTGCTTGTTGGCGAGTCCGATTCTACCGCGCGACGATCCGTCTTTCAGCCGCCATTTGGCCGGGCAACGGAACGTTGCGAATTGATGGCGGCCGGGCTACAATCAATTGCTGGCCGCACAGCACGTCGGACCGACAGGCGTTGGCAGCGGTTGCGGCCGGTGCCAGCATGGGCCTGCACTCAGACCTGAGAAACCGGGGCAGGGGGTATAGGAGCGCGACGATGCAGCCGAACGAACCAGCGGCCTTCAGACACGCGGTGTGCGTGTATCCCTATCGGCGAGAGCTCAATGAGGCGGGTTTCTGGCCGCCGCTGGGGCTCGAATTCATTGCCGCTGTCGTCCAGCGACACGCCCGGACCCTGGATGTGGTCGATCTTCGAATGGAGAAAGGGCGAACAGGCGACTTCCTGCGACCGGAGACAGACCTGGTCTGCTTCTCGGTCAATTGGGACCTCGATCGCGAGTTTCTGGACGAAGAAATCCGTTCCGTGCCGCCGGGGATTCTCACGATTGTCGGCGGCCGACACGCAACCGAGTGTCCGGAGCGGTGGCTGACGGAGTTCCCTAATATCGATGCAGTGGTCCGAGGCGACGGCGAGGAGGCGATGGAGGAACTATGTCGGGGCGTGCCGATGGACGAGGTTGCCGGGCTGAGTTTCCGCAAGGACGGGCTCATCCGACATAATCCCAACCGGACCCTCGGCCAAGCGCCTGACGACCTGTACCCCGACCGCCGGCTCCGCCGCGGGGCGTACGTCCTGAAGATCAAGGGCGTCAGCACGGGCCTGAAGGTCGATTCGATCGCCACCTCGCGCGGTTGTCCGTTTCAGTGCAAGTTCTGTTCATTCAATCGAAACCCCTGGGGCGAGAAGCGCAAGTGGACGGCCCGGTCGCCGGAGTCCGTCGTCGATGAACTGGGGCAGATGGACGCTCGACTGGTCGGCTTCACCGACGATCTGTTCACGCACGACATGGACCGGGTCGAACGGATCTGCGACCTGATCCTCGCCCGGGGCATCCGCAAACAGTATATCGTCAACGCCCGACTGGAGATCGCCCGGCGCCCGGAGGTCCTGCGGAAGATGGAGCGGGCGGGTTTCCTCATGCTCCTTCTGGGCATCGAGTCCGCCCACGACAAGACCCTGCAGTCCATGCAGAAGGGCTTCGGCGTGGCGCGGATCCGCAAGTACTTCGAGGTTCTGCGCCACAGCCGCATGATCCTTCACGGCTATTTCATCCTTGGCTGCATCGGGGAGAGCGTCAAAGACATGCTGGCGATCGGCCCCTTCGCTCGCCAACTCGGCCTGGACACGATCGGTCTTTCCTGCCTGCGATACAGTCCCTACTCCGGCCTGGACGAACTGGTCGCTCAAAGCCCGGGCTATCAGATTTCCAGCAGCGGAAAGATCTACTCCGACCACTGCTCCGGCAAACAGATGCGGCGAGTGCGGCGACAGATACATCGGGAGTTCTATACAGCCGCCGGGGTTGCACGCATGGCCCGAAAAGGGCTGCAGGTTGGTGCGGTGAGCCTGTTGCCCGGCGTGCTGCCCTACTTGCCGAAGATCGCTCTGCGATGGATGACGTACTTGCGGGACAGGTCCAGGCGCCGCGCCCAGAAGCGACGCGACGGAGCTGCTCCGCTCTCCTGATCTCGCTGCCTTCCTGGCAGCCTTTCGTAACCACTACGCCCGAGAGGATTCGAACCTCTGGCCTTCTGCTCCGGAGGCAGACGCTCTATCCAGCTGAGCTACGGGCGCGTTTCGATTTCCGATTTTCAATTGGCAATTTCCCAATTGATCAATCCGGAAAACGTATTCTTGCACCTGGCCGCGCGGAAGTCAACATAACCCGCGCCAATCGTGTTATGCTTGGCCCCATGGCGACCCGCGAGAAACAACAACGCGTGTCGCCATGCCACCCATTCTTCTTCCATCCATCCAATCTTCCACCCTTCCATCATTCCCCTTTTCCTCTGCGACCTCCGCGGTCTCCGCGGTGAATCTCACGAAACGGTCAGCACGATCTTGCCGAACTGCTGTCCGCTTTCGAGTCGCTGGGTGGCCTGGTGGATCTGCTCCAGCGGCCATGTCGAATCGATCACCGGCGCCATCGCCCGATCTGACATCAGGTGCAGCAGCTCGTCGAACTCCTCCTGGCTGCCCAGCGTGGCTCCCAGCACCGAAAGCTGTTTCCAGTACAACGTCGAGATGTCGGCCGTCGCCTCGGCCCCGCCGGTGACGCCGCAGTGTACGATACGTCCGCCGCGGCGGGCGGCCTTGAAGTTGATGCCCCAGGTCGCGCCGCCCACAGAGTCAATCACCACGTCGACGCCGCGCCCATCGGTGGCCGCCAGCACCGCCTCGGCCACGTCGCCAGCCGTGTGGTAGTTGATGCCTGCCGCCGCCCCCATCTCTTTCGCGCGGGCAAGCTTCTCGTCGCTGCTGGAGGTGACGATCGCTCTGCCGCCGGCGGCCGTGACGAGCTGCAGCGCCGCCAAAGCCACCCCCCCGCCAATGCCGTGGATCAATACCCTCTCGCCGACGAACAGATGCGCCCGCGAGAACACCATGCGAAAGGCGGTCAGGTGGTCGACGCAGATTGCCGATGCCGCCGCGAAATCCAAGTGCGCGGGCTTGGGATGCAGTGAGTAATCCGGCACGGCCACGTACTGCGCGAACGCCCCCGGCCGCG
This Planctomycetaceae bacterium DNA region includes the following protein-coding sequences:
- a CDS encoding zinc-binding dehydrogenase → MKAAVLERFGDIDAIQIKDIERPKPAAGEALLEVRAAALNHLDIWIRRGSRKDVPLPWVFGSDAAGVVAELGPGARGLDVGQEVVMHSGLDRIEADAPLSHGRRMVEGIIGVARPGAFAQYVAVPDYSLHPKPAHLDFAAASAICVDHLTAFRMVFSRAHLFVGERVLIHGIGGGVALAALQLVTAAGGRAIVTSSSDEKLARAKEMGAAAGINYHTAGDVAEAVLAATDGRGVDVVIDSVGGATWGINFKAARRGGRIVHCGVTGGAEATADISTLYWKQLSVLGATLGSQEEFDELLHLMSDRAMAPVIDSTWPLEQIHQATQRLESGQQFGKIVLTVS
- a CDS encoding radical SAM protein; protein product: MQPNEPAAFRHAVCVYPYRRELNEAGFWPPLGLEFIAAVVQRHARTLDVVDLRMEKGRTGDFLRPETDLVCFSVNWDLDREFLDEEIRSVPPGILTIVGGRHATECPERWLTEFPNIDAVVRGDGEEAMEELCRGVPMDEVAGLSFRKDGLIRHNPNRTLGQAPDDLYPDRRLRRGAYVLKIKGVSTGLKVDSIATSRGCPFQCKFCSFNRNPWGEKRKWTARSPESVVDELGQMDARLVGFTDDLFTHDMDRVERICDLILARGIRKQYIVNARLEIARRPEVLRKMERAGFLMLLLGIESAHDKTLQSMQKGFGVARIRKYFEVLRHSRMILHGYFILGCIGESVKDMLAIGPFARQLGLDTIGLSCLRYSPYSGLDELVAQSPGYQISSSGKIYSDHCSGKQMRRVRRQIHREFYTAAGVARMARKGLQVGAVSLLPGVLPYLPKIALRWMTYLRDRSRRRAQKRRDGAAPLS